The Kineococcus radiotolerans SRS30216 = ATCC BAA-149 genomic interval CTTCACCGGCGGCCTCGTCTACTGGAGCCCCGCCACCGGCGCGCAGCCCGTCTCCGGCTCGTTCCAGGGGTACTACGCCGGCCAAGGCTGGGAACGCGGGAACCTCGGCTACCCCGTCTCCGCGGAACTGCCCACGGCCACCGGGGTGGTGCAGCGGTTCCAGGGCGGGACGCTGACGTGGGACCGGGCGAGCGGGCGGGTGATACGCCATTGAGTCAATGGACCACAAAACCCTCGTCGGACACGCTCTGGACCCTCTGTTCGCGTATGGCCAGCGATGCCTTGAGAGAGTGAGCGTCGCCGTCATTGCATTGACCCTGCTTTGGCGGCACCGCGCTACGGCTGGGCGGAAGGCCCGCTGAGGTGCGGATGGTCGTGCAGTAGCAGCTCGAACACGCCGGGCCCAGCGGGCCGGGCTCGTGGTGGCAACCGCCCTAGCCGGGTTCACCCTCGCCCTCGTCGCCTCCCCGCTGAAGCTGCCTCACTACCACGACGTATGGGTGCCGCCGCTAATTATGGGGGCCGCCGCCGTCGCCCTGCACCGCCTCGTCACCGGATCGCGCGGGTCCCGCGTCGTCGCTGTCACGGCGGGCCTGGTGCTCCTGGCCCTCGCCGGGCAGCAGGGGCTGAACGTCGCCACCACCGCTCCCGCGGATTGCCGGCTGGTGGGAGTCGAGCTGCGGCGGCTGCCGGTGGGGTCTCGTGGTGTCGTGGGCGGACACTGAGCGCCGCAGCGCTACGCCCCCGGCCTTGTCTACGTCGGGGGGCGGTTCCAGACTGCACGGCCGCGGCGCTGGTGGTGGACACTCGGCACTGCCACCCATGGTGCAATAGCAAGGTGAAGCGCTTCCACTGAGCCTTAGCGACAGAATTGGCCTACGCCGACCCCTGATTTTGAAAGCCGCCGCCGTCACGTCTTAGCAATATGGCTGTATATTTACATACCATCATTATCAGCACACTGCCCACGGCGGACTGCCGCCCCTCGTATTTCACCGCCTACACCGATCAATACGCCAGAGGCCCCGACCCTCCAAGGAGAGCCGGGGCCTCGAACTCACGTCACCCGGTCAATAGACCGGCCCTGACGATTGCTCAGCTAGCAGCAGGAGGCGTGATCGCCGCAACCTGGCCGCTACCATCGACATCCGTCACGGTGCTGTTGGCAGTGCCGGGCAGGGCGGTCGCCGCCGCAAGGGCCCCCGTGCCAGCAGCCGTCGCCGTCGTGAAGACGATGGTGTTGCCATTCACCGCGGCCGTGAATGCACCGGTGTCACCCGTAAAGGTGTTGGGACCGGTAATGGCTTCGATCTCCGCTTCGCTGACCGCGCCTGCTCCCGTGATACCGGCCGCCAGGGTCGGAGCCGAGGAGAAGGTAAGCGTCAACTGGTCGCCGACATTGTTCCCGAAGCCCGCGGTTCCACCAGCAGTGATGGCGCCGGCAGTGATGAACGGAGCCACCGCGTAGCTCAAGGTCGCACTCGGCACGAATTCTGCGCTGGCGTCCCGGTAGGTGATGTACAGCGTGTCACCCGGGTTGAAGCCCGTCGTAGTGATCGTCAGCCCACCAGTGGCATCTTCGGTACCGGTACCGATGGCAACGCCGGCGGCGTTGTAGACGGTCACGATGTCACCATCCGCCTGCCCTGCGCCCGAACCGAGAGCCACAACTTCGGTGCTCGCATTGGCGTTAACCGCCGCGGTGGTCAGTACAGTCGGGAGGGTTGTACCGACAACGGTGCGGTCCGTGCTGCGGGCCACGTTCCAGTCGCCGACCGCGTTACCAACGGTGGACTCGACGACGGCAACAACAGCAGCGTCGGTGTTAATGACGCCGTTACCGCGCACGACCTCGGCCACCGGCGCGCCAGTGATGTCGACCGTGAGCACCGTGCTCTGAGCACCGCTGACCGTGAACGTGGCGTTGGCGCCATTGGTCAGGGTCGCTTCGTCCCCATCCGTCTCGATGAGCCGGATAGTGTCCCCAGCCGCGACCGTGATCGCGCTGTTGAAGTTGAACACGAGGTTTTCGTCCGCGTCGAGAACGTTGTCAGACGTGGTCTCGTTGCTGCTGAGGCTGGCCGCGGTGCTGTAGGGGCTCGCCGGGGCAGCCACGGCCGTGGTGCTGGTGTCGATGCGGCCGCTGACCGCGGATTCTTCGCCATTCACAGTCTGGGTGACGAAGAGGTCATAGGCGGTGGAAGCCGTCAGACCGCTGGCCGTGATCTGGAAGCCGGCCGTAGTGGCATCCTGGTCGGCCACCGTCTGACCGCGCTGCAGGTCGGTCGCGCGATCAAAGGCGTTGTTGTTGTCCGGCCCGCCGTAGACCGTGACCGTCGCACCCGCCACAAGACCGGTCAGGGTGAGGTTGACACCGGTCGCAGACGGGGTGACCGTCCCCACAGTCGGGGCCGCAGGGGCGAGGTCGTCGAGCAGGAAGGTCGACTGCAGCTCAGGAGTTGCGTTGTAGAAAGACCCCTGCGCAATAGCGTCGCCCGCGGAGAGCTGCGCTTCGAACTCGTCGGCGGTCACCTCTTCGGTCGCGTCAGCCGTCGTGTCGTTGTTGGCATTAACGAAGAACCGGTCGTTCGACTGGTACTCGTAGACCGCCCCAGCCGTCACTACGACGTTGGCCGTCTTGTCGACACTGGTGATGGCGGCGTCTGCAGAGACCACACCGGTGGTCGCTTCGGTGGGCAGGAACGTGATCTGTCCACCCAGCCCGAAGGGCTCGGTCGCAGGGGCGAAGGTACCTGCAGCGGTGGCGCTGGTTTCGAGGCGCGTGCTGGTTCCGCCCTGAGCGGCGGTCTTGCCCGGGCCGCCGTCGAGGTAGACGACCGGAACGATGTTCTCGGTGCCACCACCGTCCACGGTGAAGCTCAGGTTGCCGTTGACCGGCTGCGCAGTCGCGGTGTAAGCAGCGGGGGTCTGGGAGACCGCACTACCGTTCACAACGGTGATGGTCGCAAGACGCGAGCCCGGGTCGACCGAGAAGCCGCTGGGGGACGCTGCGTCAGCGCTGCTGAGGAAGGTCACCGACCCGTCAGCAGCCGTGCGGATGCTGTTTGCGTTGACAAGGGTGACACGGTACGTCGCCCCGGCCGTCAGGCCGGCAACCGAGTACGTACGGTCGTCAGTCGTGTCGTCGCTGGCGGGCACGACGAGGCTGACCGGAGTGGCCGGGCTGACAGCAACTCCCGGGACGCTGGAGCTGCCACCAGCAGACGTCCGAGCGGCATCAGTGATCGTCGTCGGCACGCTGTTAGCGTCACCGAAGACCCAGGCCTTGGTCAGCGTGGCGGCGTTCGCCTTGAGGTAGGCGTCCGTGCCGACACCCAGGCCGACAGTGCCCTCGGTCAGCAGGATCGGCGAGCCGGCGCGACCGGCGACCGGGCCGGCGGCCAGGGCGTCGATGCGGAAACCGTTGGCGAGCGCGGCACCGGTCTTGTTGAAGCCGAAGTCAGCCTCGAGGGCGATCGCGGCCGCGGTGGCGGTACGGTCCGAGCCCTGGATGCGCTCGATATCGGTGACGGAGGCGAGGCCGTCGACCTGGGTGTAGACCGCGTCGGAGATGGCGTTCGCGTTGCCGAGGACGTAAACCTTGGTGACGCCGGCGGTGTTCAGCGCGGCGAGCGTCTCGGCGGGCAGCGAGTTCTGGTTGGTCAGCAGGACCGGGATCTTGTTCTTGAAGGCGGCCGGGCCGGCGGCGAGCGCGTCAGCGGCGACCTGGTTGGCGCCGTAGAGGTCGCCACGGGCCAGGAAGACCGTCTTCGGGGGGGTCACGCCGGCCTCGGTCATGACGTCGACCGCGGTCTGGAAGCGGTTCGGGCCGTCGATGCGCTGGCCGGTCTTGGTGCCGACGAGAGCGGAGTAGGTGCTGGCCGACACCGAGTTGGTGTCACCGAGGACGATGACCGTCGTCGGGTTCAGCGAGGTGATGGCGGCGGCGGTCTGAGCCGGCACCGAGTCCTTCGCGGTCAGCAGGATCGGGGCGTCCTTGACGCCAGCCAGGTA includes:
- a CDS encoding cell wall-binding repeat-containing protein — protein: MTAATSRLRRRGIGAGVAALVGLTGLGLAAVPAQAAPGFDPSAASSRLAGVDRYDTAAKAALAGWTSASTVIVANGEVTGIDALAASYLAGVKDAPILLTAKDSVPAQTAAAITSLNPTTVIVLGDTNSVSASTYSALVGTKTGQRIDGPNRFQTAVDVMTEAGVTPPKTVFLARGDLYGANQVAADALAAGPAAFKNKIPVLLTNQNSLPAETLAALNTAGVTKVYVLGNANAISDAVYTQVDGLASVTDIERIQGSDRTATAAAIALEADFGFNKTGAALANGFRIDALAAGPVAGRAGSPILLTEGTVGLGVGTDAYLKANAATLTKAWVFGDANSVPTTITDAARTSAGGSSSVPGVAVSPATPVSLVVPASDDTTDDRTYSVAGLTAGATYRVTLVNANSIRTAADGSVTFLSSADAASPSGFSVDPGSRLATITVVNGSAVSQTPAAYTATAQPVNGNLSFTVDGGGTENIVPVVYLDGGPGKTAAQGGTSTRLETSATAAGTFAPATEPFGLGGQITFLPTEATTGVVSADAAITSVDKTANVVVTAGAVYEYQSNDRFFVNANNDTTADATEEVTADEFEAQLSAGDAIAQGSFYNATPELQSTFLLDDLAPAAPTVGTVTPSATGVNLTLTGLVAGATVTVYGGPDNNNAFDRATDLQRGQTVADQDATTAGFQITASGLTASTAYDLFVTQTVNGEESAVSGRIDTSTTAVAAPASPYSTAASLSSNETTSDNVLDADENLVFNFNSAITVAAGDTIRLIETDGDEATLTNGANATFTVSGAQSTVLTVDITGAPVAEVVRGNGVINTDAAVVAVVESTVGNAVGDWNVARSTDRTVVGTTLPTVLTTAAVNANASTEVVALGSGAGQADGDIVTVYNAAGVAIGTGTEDATGGLTITTTGFNPGDTLYITYRDASAEFVPSATLSYAVAPFITAGAITAGGTAGFGNNVGDQLTLTFSSAPTLAAGITGAGAVSEAEIEAITGPNTFTGDTGAFTAAVNGNTIVFTTATAAGTGALAAATALPGTANSTVTDVDGSGQVAAITPPAAS